TGTGTGGCTTCTTCTTTTCTGAATGTAAATCAGAATAAATTTGAAATAGCgttgagaaaataattcaaGTCCTGTTTAAGCTTAAGGGATGTTGAGCTAGGTCATAATAACAACTTTAACTTATCCTTTGGTGCCATCTTGTGGTTGTAAAACATACAGCTGTCTGAAGACAATCAACTCGCCTTAAAGTGATGCAAGTAGGTGAATTTAACTGTTACTGTTATGTATGTCATAGCATTGGAGTTAACATACTGCCATGTAGCCTACTGTTTTAATTTGCTCATGATTGTTTGggggcttttttatttttttttattttgagctAATACGtttaaaaacaagcacacaTGTTTTGGTAAACCTACTGGATGATGATGCAAAGTTTTGAATAGATCCATCACAAAAATGAGTATTGGAAATATGAGTTACCTCTGAAATAAATCACACTGGACTGAAGCTGCCACCATGCTTGTGAAGTTTTGTAATAACGATTGCATTTTATCTCTTCAAATCCTGCCTGTTGTGAACGCAACACCTCGTTCCTAtgaactacatttcccatctgGCACCTCGCGGCGTGTTATGTGTACCAATAAATTGTGGTCGGTGGAGAACGGGCTGCTGCTGTTTAGGCTACTGACAGAGGACAAACCGAAGAAGCAAGGTTGTACATATTTATGAGTTGCCCGTTTTTATATGAGACATTGGGGCCTAATGCTACTTTTAATTTCCACATGTTTCACTAGATTTAACATGAACCCTTTCTTTTAATACCCTGCATGTGTTATAAGCTCTCTGATGCTAGTCTATGCTTGTGGTGCCTCATGCTGGGCTCAGTGGAGCAGTTGGTCTTATCTGTAGAGCCAGactcatagatagatagaactCTGTGGGGCCAAAATGCGACATTTAGTGTCAAAATCAGATGAGCGCTGCAGTGAAACTGCGAGAGAATGTTTCCATATCTTGTGTTGGCTCAGCTAGTTTGTTGCAACAGCTCTGTGTTGCAGCCTTCAGACAGCCCTTTTGGTTTTCTTGATGTAAGTCAACAGTGAGGTGTTTGAATTGAATAGAAACTGCACATTTAGTGTGTTACCTGACTGACCGTGCTGTGGCCCCTGACAGGTGTTCAACATGTCTGTGGACTGGGTAGGATATGGATACGCAGCCCTCGTCGCATCCGGGGGAGTGATGGGTTACGTGAAAGCAGGTAGGCCTATGTGTTGTATTAAACATCAATCAGCTCTACATGCCCCCTTAAAGTCCCTAAAACGATATCGATACAATATTGATATCCGTTTGCTTGTTTGACGCACTTACATCATTGTATCTGTGGTGGTTACAGCTGCACTTACCTCCATTAcaaatcttatatatatattagcagCATTTCATTAGTAtcttataattttttttaaataaaagttgagtttacaataaagtttattgtttaaatgttaaatattctgtctccattatatatatattttcacaagtgtttgatCACATTTGAggacttttatttatataaaagaaTATTGACTGATgtatcaatatttaatttatatgtgtgtatatatatattcaaaatcaaaaatccagtatcagttggGCTTAAGTCCCAAATTCATGTATTGAACTGCTGTGTGTGGTTTCTTTCAGGCAGCGTCCCCTCCCTGGCTGCTGGTCTTCTCTTCGGGGGCCTCGCAGGTTTTGGTGCCTACCAGGTCTCCAATGACCCCAATAATATTTGGGTGTCCCTTGGTTAgtaaactaaaatgtttttggtgTGTACTGGGTAAGGAGTTTCTAAATTATAAAAGCATTTTGTATCTGTGGTTATAATACAACCATCATTTGCTAATATTTTATACTACATGGTATCTTCCAGGAACATCAGGCAGTCTGGCTGCCGTCATGGGAAAAAGATTCTATGGATCCAGGAAGTTTATGCCAGCTGGCTTGGTGGCTGGAGCAAGGTATCCATATAACAATTAGTagattttctttctgtcattaaGAGTCTAGAAAACATCATTTCCAGCAGGGTAAGGATTCATTTTATACTCTGTGAATAAAGTCTAATGTATCCTTTTGTTTCAGTCTCCTGATGATTGGGAAGCTTAGTATGGCGTTGCTCCAGAAACCCCAGGAGTCATAATGAAGATATCAACACATGAAAAAATTGCAGTTTGCCTATTCTCTCATGTAGATTTCATCCTCTTTTTCAGGAGTGTCCTGTCAGGCATTTGTCCATTACTGCTGAAcatcattttgtaaaaaaagaaataaaaaatgaagtgtaTATCTGAGGACGAAATATAGTTTACATAATACAAATggttgtcttgtgtttttatgtaaacttttatatctttatttgtataaaatgtttacaaaaCACTCAGTTTATTCGTTGCATAATACAAAGGGGTATGCACTTATAGACAAGTAAGTAGTAACCACTCTGGCTGCTGTTACAGTGAAGATTTGTTTTGATGTAGCATGGTGAGTAAAAGTAGAGGGAATACAGTATTGCAAGAAATGTTAATGATTTCTCATGAGGATTAAAACAATACTTGACAATAAAATGGAGagtcaaaaataaaaacctaTCCTACATGTAAATCCTAGTCAGAATATCCCAGCACTAACATAATTGGCTCACACTGGGTCCTTCAGGAATACAGTGGAATTGTCTTGCAAGTTCAGCATCATGGCAACCATCATCTCCGATAGAGAAAAGTTTATCCTACATCTACTACGCTCATTGGAAATAATGATGCCAGTGTGGCATGGccttaatgaaaaaatatggaATGTGTCATTATTTTACATCCTCTACCAGCTACCTCTATATTTGACTTTTGAAGATGATTTGATCTTCATTTCTTGGAGTAATTTGTGGTTTTGTTAAATTTGAGTATGGATTTAAAGATGTGTACCACCAAGCACAACAGGCAGTAGAGGCTGTGGCACCTTCGCTGAACTATCGATTCCCACCATACTTGGA
Above is a window of Scomber scombrus chromosome 20, fScoSco1.1, whole genome shotgun sequence DNA encoding:
- the tmem14ca gene encoding transmembrane protein 14C → MSVDWVGYGYAALVASGGVMGYVKAGSVPSLAAGLLFGGLAGFGAYQVSNDPNNIWVSLGTSGSLAAVMGKRFYGSRKFMPAGLVAGASLLMIGKLSMALLQKPQES